A region of Ornithorhynchus anatinus isolate Pmale09 chromosome 5, mOrnAna1.pri.v4, whole genome shotgun sequence DNA encodes the following proteins:
- the RPS16 gene encoding 40S ribosomal protein S16: protein MPAKGPLQSVQVFGRKKTATAVAHCKRGNGLIKVNGRPLEMIEPRTLQYKLLEPVLLLGKERFAGVDIRVRVKGGGHVAQIYAIRQSISKALVAYYQKYVDEASKKEIKDILIQYDRTLLVADPRRCESKKFGGPGARARYQKSYR, encoded by the exons ATGCCGGCCAAGGGCCCCCTCCAGTCCGTCCAGGTCTTCGGACGCAAG aaaaCCGCCACGGCCGTGGCCCACTGCAAGAGAGGCAATGGGCTGATCAAGGTGAATGGGAGGCCGCTGGAGATGATCGAGCCCCGGACCCTGCAGTACAAA CTGCTGGAGCCCGTGCTCCTGCTGGGCAAGGAACGCTTCGCCGGGGTCGACATCAGAGTCCGCGTGAAGGGGGGCGGCCACGTCGCACAGATCTACG CTATCCGCCAGTCAATCTCCAAAGCCCTGGTGGCCTACTACCAGAAAT atGTGGATGAGGCATCCAAGAAGGAGATCAAGGACATCCTGATCCAGTATGACCGGACCCTGCTGGTGGCCGACCCACGCCGCTGCGAGTCCAAGAAGTTCGGTGGCCCCGGAGCCCGCGCCCGCTACCAGAAGTCCTACCGTTAA